DNA from Balaenoptera musculus isolate JJ_BM4_2016_0621 chromosome 4, mBalMus1.pri.v3, whole genome shotgun sequence:
tgaaaacttatcATGATTCAATCATAAAAGGAATTTAGACTTTCCCCAGAAAACAGTGGGCAATGACAAAAATGTTATAAACAGTGAAATGGCATTATTAAATTTTGTCTCAGAAATGCATTCAAAAGTTAAAATGCATGTTTAGGAGTAATCCAGCTGACAAATGCTGTGACCACAGCTAGAATAGTGGCAGTGAGGTTGAAGAAAAAAGCTGGATTCTGGAGACAATAAGGTCATGGAACACATGGACCTGGAGAGGGGCAGGCAATGAGAAAAACAGTCAAACTCCATGACAGATGGTGGTACATCCACTGAGATAGGGAACACGGAGGGCAAAGGACTATAATGTAAAGATGCAAGTTGTAAATGTAAAGATGATAAATTCTGGTTTGACCATATCGAGTTTGAGGTGCCTGCGCAATGTTCCACTGGAAAAGTCCCATATGCAAGCTGGTGTTCAGAAAAATGTGGGGTGGAGAGGCAGAACTGCGAGCCATCAGTGCATGCAAGAGAAGCCAATTCTAGCCCTTGGGGTTAGAGATAATCACTTAAGGTAGTAGGTAAGACaattccctcctcttcccactaCTAGTGGACCCAGtggaacaaaaacattttaaaacatttttattaacccGTTTAGGTTGTATAGGTAGAAGTGATGAACAAGTGACTTTAGAGCCCATAATTTAAATGTTGGCACAGTCAACATAAGGTAAGGTTGTCTGCATCAGTTAGTTATTCTTTCCTGAGCTTTGCTAACTAAGGTTGAGTAAATCATTGCATTTCAGAGTGTGGGATTTTAGCATAGAAGAGTTTTCCCTAGGAACACATAACTGAAAAGATTcctttctatatatattcttacCTGTTGAACATGATGTGAATTTTCTTTAGAGGTAGGGAAACAGATTAGCATACACTGGTTTAAGGATACTGTCGTTATTATATCTTATGAGGAAGGAGAATAACAATGAGTTAGATACTGTTCAGGGCAAGACAAATGAGGTGTTTCTGGTCTATGGCcgattattattaatttatttaacaattattgTATAGTGGTTACTGTAAGCCAGGCATTTGGTTAAAAACATAGGATTCAATTTGGCTTCTAGGAGATCATAGTCTATTATTTAAGTAGAAAATGGACTTAAGAGTAATAGTTCCCCTCAACTAGTTGCTTCATCAGCTGAATTATAGAGGCACGCTTAGTTAATACTAAGAATTTTAATAAGCATGATAGGAAATCAATCTCTAATGTCAAAGAACTAAGAAGTCAATTgccttcaaagaaacaaaaaagttaatttaatcAGGATTTCTCTCATTTTGAACCTTTGTCTGGAAAATTTTGAACAGTATCTTTGGCCCCTTCCTCCTTTTTACTGTGGTGCTATTCCTCATAGGCCTTGTTTTGGGAGATGGTGATTGACTTGGACATGGTTTTCCAGGAAGTGACTGGTgatttttactatatataaactCAAGCCAGGAGACCCCTGGAGGCAGCCGGTGGTAAGTAAGTACCTTAGTGGACACATAGCCTGAGAGGGTAGATGTGGTAGACTCTTTCAGAGGAGGAGGGGGTAAAGGGGGTGtagtggaagaggaagaagaggacgatgaggaggaagatgtggaggaggaagaggaggggagtaCGGACTGCGACCGAGGGTTACTACTTTTCTTAACATAGAGCAGCCAGTCTATAGCCTTGGGCTGTTGGCTTACAGCTTGGTTTTCAGGGGTTACTGTCAGCCATGTTTTCTTCACATTAGTCTCCTGGGTGATATCAGGTTCAGATGTAGGGAAAAATTTTGATATCTTCCCCATTCCTTCAAGGTTTTCTTCAGGGACTTCAACAGGCTGATTTTCTTTCACAGGGAATGAAAAAGAAGTCTCTGGTAGGGAAAGGATAAAAACTAGTTTCACCTCTATTTCTCCCCCAGGAGTGGTCTCAGGTGTTGGGTTGACAAATAGTGTTGCAGCACGAGGGTCTTTCCTTCCTGTAAGATGGTTACACTGAGATTTTATGCAGGAAGCACAAGCTAAACGAACCATATAACTTGATGAAAGGCGGGGACCAGGATGAGGATTCGCCCTTCCCCTCATCCTTCGAAAGAGAATCTGCCTACGGAGATCCCTCTGGATTCTGGTCTTGGAGAGAGAAttgacaattttatttacaaCATCATCAGGGACTGTTCCACCTTTGATAATGCAGGGATGAATATAACCTAAAGTCCATGGAATTTCCTTATTTGGTTCTGTCTTTTCATAAAGACCAAAACTGCTTTTACTCTGGAGTCTGGAGCCCAATGTTAAAGCAGCTATGTTCCTGATGCAGTGTTTGGAGCTTAATAATGATGGACCTGAGATATTTGGTTTGGGATGGGGTGAGGGAAGATCTGTGACCTTGTGTTTGTCACTTAGTGAAGTGGTGTTCTGAAATTTTGAGTGACACACTGGTGAACTCAGGGTCCTGAAGTTACGATCAAGTGTTTTGGGCTGGAACAATGGCAAACTCTTTGACTGATGCACAGAATGTGGTAAaggtgatttcttttcttttgaattggACAATGTCAATCTCAGAACACTGGAATTAGAGCTCAATACATGTGTTGTCTGAGTCTGGAATCAGGTAATGATGAGCTCAGAGTCATCTGACTGGgctccaaagaaggtgatgtctGAAGCAAGTCATGTATTTGAGGTGTAGAGTTGAGTGATGGTGAGCTCAAACATCTTTGATTGCACTCTAACAAAGAGGTCCAAAGGCTATCCAATGAAGAGGCTTTCTGAGGCTTGGACTGGGGTAACGCTGAGCTAAAGGCTCTTTGATTAGGTCCCAAAGACGACAATGTCCATAGGTAGTCTGGGGAAGGAGTTTCTTGATGTTTGAGGGCATATAATGATGAACTTGACACTCTTTGATTAGACTTCAGTGAAGGTGATATCCAGCAAAGGTCTAGGGAAGATGTATTCTGAGGATTGGGAAAGGGTAATTGTGAGCTCCAGGCTGTTTGATTGGGCTCTGGCGATGATGTCTTAGTGAGGTCAAGTGAAGATGTGATCTGAGGTTTGGCGTGGGACAACGGTGAACTCAAGCCTTTCTTATTAGGCCAcaagggagttctctggtggagGTGTAGTGAAGGTGTGGCCTGACATTTGGAGTGAGATAATGGTGATTTCAGAACCCTGTTATAGAGGTCCCATGAAATTGTGTCCTGAGACTTGGCAGAGGGCAATATTGAGCATCTCTGTACCTTCTGGTTAGAGTTTAGGGGATGCACTGCAGGGTTATTACTATGGGATTGTACTCTGACCATAGATTGGTTATTGGGCTGCTTTTGGTTTTCATCTGTGTGTTGATGTGTTAATGAGCTGGTTGTGGCCAGTTGGTAAGAGCGTTCTAATGGCACAAACTGTTGATCATAGTATGCTAGTGGCACCATCTTGTGCTAGTCTAGAGGTCTTTCTGAAAGCAGTTGGCTTGCAGGGATGTTTTAGTAACTGATAGAGTCTTTTAGCTGGATTCCATGGacaacaaatacttttaaataaaaaacttagGTAGTTTCTATCATCTATCATGTAACCTTTTTGTTAATTCCTAAATATTATAGAGTGTTTCAAAATTGAGGTGTAAATGAGGTTGAAAAAAGTGTCACCAATTGAgattcttctctgtcttctctttagaGTTTTTTCCTCTTGAGGAAATAATGCCTGTTAACAAAAGAGTGAAGAAGGTTCAGAAGAGATCCTGATAGGGATATTAATTTTCTCAAACAATTTGTAGTGACTAGAGAACTACTGTGTGTGTAACTTTTGAATTAAACTTTCTAAATGCCCAActgcccatctgtaaaatagataaacataaTGTTTAATTCATTGGGCTAAAGACTAAATAATACATCTAAAATGTGTAACAGTGCCCAAGATATAAGAGCTGCTCAATAAAAGGTAATAGCTATTTCCGGTACTCTTTCAATGATtgctttagtaaaaaaaaaaaaaaaaaaaaaaaagtctgtgataAGTTTATTGCATGAAATAAGAGAACCTTAAAGAAAGTGAAATGGAAGTTCTGATATGTTAGTTTTCAATTTAGATTCAATTATCCATCATTATCACCTTTTACCTTACTTCCAAAAGTCCATAATTCTAGTTGAATGTCTATTGCATACTTTCAGTCTTAGTCTTATTGGTCACTATTGCAGCGTTTGAAACTGTTGATCACTACCTTTTCAAACAATGTTCTTCATTCATGTCCATTATTTCTCTCTACTCTgattctctcattcattctcttATTTCTATCCAGATCTTCACtgaattatcttctttttttctcaactcAGTGTAGTTCTCAGACTTACATCACCAGTTCTGTCCTATTTTCACTTTATTCCTAAGGAATCACATTAGttatatttaggatttttaaatgaactataGAAAGTTCATAAAAAACAGAACCTTATATCTGGTCAAAAGTGATACAAGCATTTACTACTCAGGAAACACAGCTATGGTGCTTCTTAAAAAGCAACACATGGTTTAACATGACACTATTTCGGTGCATTTTTCATGGTCAAGGGTTTGTTCTTCAGGTTTTAAGGCTAAAACACACTATATGACAAAAAACCCAAGAGTAATTCCAACTGATGCAGGGATTAGCCAATTAGAACACTGACTTTAAGGCCCCTGAAGAACGAGAGCTATCAGAATTTGGTTTCATGGTTATTTCTATGCTTCAATAACTTACTCATCCAATTTCTGATGGACAAGTTTATTCCTCATATATGCCAACTTATCCTCTTATTTACTATCAATTCTACTACTGCTAGAATGTTTTCCCTTATGTTAAGGTACCTTTCCACATATTTAATCttacttacatttatttaaaaatatatcttattaGTATCTTAATTCACTTGTTTTCAAGTGTTGAGTCATTCTTAGTGGAATTCTCCAAGTATCAACAATATTATTTACACACCAATGACTTCCTAATTTTTTTGTCTCTACTCCTGGTTTTCTCTTTAGCTTTGAAATTCTATTTCCAATTAATCATCAGACTTCTCTATCCAAAAATCCCCAAAACAATTCAAgcacaaaacatataaaaatcagtaaagTTATTTCTCCTTATAAAGAAATCATCTTTTTGTATATCTTCTATTTCGGTTCTTAAAACCTACTCATCTAATTCAAAATCTTTGAAATCATCCTGGACAGCTTCACTTTCTAAAATGATTTAGAAACCAGGACCTGTTGGTTTTATCTCTTTCATACCTTAATTCATCTTTTCTCTATCCAATTCCACTATTTCAGTTTATACCATAGGCATATCTCATGTAAACTAATGTATTATTATATTAACCTCTACATATCTTTCCCCCATAATCTCACtcactctcttccctctcctctgtcACACATCCAAAGCTAACTCTTGCTGGTGAGACATAGTTACTCCTCACCCaaagattttcttcattttgcttctgCCTGCATGAGTAATAACAACTGACGTTACTTGCTGGATTTTGTGTGGTGTGTTTTGACATCCAATACTTTAAaaggagagggaacagcacatCCTACTATATACGTGTGGCACTCTAACAAACTTCTAGATAGTAATATAGAGTAACTCCATGATCTTGATGtaaggaaagatttcttaaaagaacataaaaaggcttcaagatggtggaagagtaagacgtggagatcaccttcctccccacaaatacatcagaaatacatctacatgtggaacaactcctacagaacacctactgaacactggcagaagacctcagacctcccaaaaggcaagaaactccccacgtacttgggtagggcaaaagaaaaaagaaataacagagacaaaagaatagggatggcacctgcaccagtgggagggagctgtgaaggaggaaaggtttccacgcactaggaagccccttcgcaggcggagactgcgggggttggaggggggaagcttcggagccacggaggagagcacagccacaggggtgcggagggcaaagcggagagattcccgcacggaggatcggtgctgaccagcactcaccagcccgagaggcttgtctgctcagccgccggggcaggcggggactgggagctgaggctcgggcttcggaggtcggatcccagggagaggactggggttggcggtgtgaacacagcctgaagggggctactgcgccacggctagccgggagggagtccgggaaaaagtccgGAGCTGCCGAAGAgtcaagagactttttcttccctctttgtttcctggtgcgcaaggagaggggattaagtgcgcaacttaaaggagctccagagatgggcgcgagccgcggctatcagcgcggaccccagagacgggcatgagacgctaagtctgctgctgccgccaccaagaagcctgtgtgcgagcacaggtcactatccacacctcccctcccaggagcctgtgcagcccgccactgccagggacccgtgatccagggacaacttccccgggagaacgcacggcgcgcctcaggctggtgcaacgtcatgcaggcctctgccgccgcaggcttgccccacatccgtacccctccctccccccggcctaagtgagccagagcccctgaagcagctgctcctttaaccccgtcctgtctgagcaaagaacagacgccctcaggcgacctacatgcagaggcagggccaaatccaaagctgaaccccaggagttgtgagaacaaagaagagaaagggaaatctctcccagcagcctcaggagcagcgaattaaatctccacaatcaacatgatgtacctgcatctgttgaatacctgaatagacaacgaatcatcccaaattgaggaggtggactttgggagcaacaatatatatatattttttccctttttctttttttgtgagtgtgtgtgtatatgattctgtgtgtgattttgtctgtacagctttgcttttaccatttgtcctagggttctgtctgtccggtttttttttttagtatagattttagcgtttcttatcattggtggatttgttcttTCGTTTGGTGgttctcatctttctttctttctttctttttttattactttaaaaaaattttaatatttatcttttattttaattattttattttatattattttattttatcttcttctttctttctttcttttttttttctccctttaattctgagctgtgtggataacaagctcttggtgctccagccaggtgtcagtgctgtgcctctgaggagggagagccaagttcaggacattggtccacaagagacctcccaagtccatgtaatatcaaatggagaaaatctcccagagatctccatctcaatgccaagacccagctccactcatcaaccagcaagctccagtgctggacaccctatgacaaacaactagcaagacaggaacacaaccccacccattagcagagaggctgcctaaaatcataataaggccacagacaccccaaaacacaccatcaaaTGTGGActtgcccacaagaaagacaagatccagcctcatccaccagaacaaaggcactagtcccctccaccaggaagccgacaaaacccactgaacaaaccttagccactgagggcagaccCCAAAAACGacaggaattacgaacctgcagcctgcgaaaaaggagaccccaaacacagtaagttaagcaaaatgagaagacagagaaacacacagcagatgaaggagcaaggtaaaaaacccaccagacctaataaaagaagaggaaataggcagtctacctgaaaaagaattcaaataatgatagtaaagatgatccaaaatcttggaaatagaatggagaaaatacaagaaacgtttaacaaggacctagaagaactaaagagcaaacaaacactgatgaacaacacaataaatgaaaggaaaagttctctagaagggatcaatagcagaacaactgaggcagaagaacggataagtgacctggaagataaaatagtggaaataactactgcagagcagaataaagaaaaaagaaggaaaagaactgaagacagtctctgagacctctgggacaacattaaacacaccaacattcgaattataggagtcccagaaaaagaagagaaaaagaaagggactgagaaaatatttgaagagattatagttgaaaacttccctaacatgggaaaggaaatagttaatcaactccagaaagcacagagagtcccatacaggataaatccaaggagaaacactccaagacatatattaatcaaactatcaaaaattaaatacaaacaaaaaatattaaaaacagcaagggaaacacaacaaataacatacaagggaatcccaataaggttaacagcagatctttcagcagaaacactccaagccagaagggagtggtaggacatatttaaactgatgaaggggaaaaacctacaacaaagattactctacccagcaaggatctcattcagatttggtggagaaattaaaaccattacagacaagcaaaagctaagagaattcagcaccaccaaaccagctttacaacaaatgctaaaggaacttctctaagcaggaaacacaagagaaggaaaagagctaaaataacaaacccaaaacaattaagaaaatggtaataggaacatacatatcgataactaccttaaatgtaaatggattaaatgctccaaccaaaatacatagactggttgaatggatagaagaacaagaccagtatatatgctgtctacaagagacccatttcagacctagggacatatacagactgaaaatgagtggatggaaaaagatattccatgcaaatggaagtcaaaagaaagctggagtagcaattctcatatctgacaaaatagactttaaaaaaaagactattacaagagaaaaagaaggacagtacataatgatcaagggatcaatccaagaagaagatataacaattgtaaatatttatgcactccaaataggaggacctcaatacataaggcaaatgctagcagccataaaaggggaaaacgacagtaacacaatcatagtaggagactttaaaacaccccactttcaccaatgaacagatcatccaaaatgaaaataaacaaggaaacacaagctttgaatgatacattaaaaaagaaggacttaattgatatttataggccattctatccaaaaaaaacagaatacactttcttctcaagtgctcattcaagattctccaggatagatcatatcttgggtcacaaatcaaaccttggtaaatttaagaaattgaaatcatgtcaagtatcttttctgacgacaatgctatgagactagatatcaattacaggaaaaaatctgtaaaaaatacaaacacatggaggctaaacaatacactacttaataaccaagagatcactgaagaaatcaaagaggaaataaaaaaatacctagaaacaaatgacaatgaaaacacgatgacccaaaacctatgggatgcagcaaaagcagttcaaagagggaagtttataacagtacaatcctacctcaagaaacaaaaaacatctcaaataaacaacctaaccttacacctaaagcaattagagaaagaagaacaaagaaactacAATGttagtagagggaaaaaaatcataaaatcagatcagaaataaatgagaaagaaatgaaggaaactatagcaaagatcaataaaactaaaagctggttctcgagaagataaacaaaatggataaaccactagcctgactcatcaagaaaaaaagggagaagactcagatcaatagaattagaaatggaaaaggagaagtaacaactgacactgcagaaatacaaaggatcatgagtgattactacaagcaaccatatgccaataaaatggacaacctggaaaaaatggacaaattcttagaaatgcacaaccttccgagactgaaccaggaagaaatagaaaatatgaacagaccaatcacaagcactgaaattgaaactgtgatttaaaatcttccagcaaacaaaagcccaggaccagatggcttcacaggcgaattctatcaaacatttatagaagagccaacacctatccttctcaaagtcttccaaaatatagcagagggagaaacactcccaaactcattctacgaggccaccatcaccctgataccaaaaccagacaaagatgtcacaaagaaagaaaactacaggccaatatcactgatgaacatagatgcaaaaatcctcaacaaaatactggcaaaaagaatccaacagcacattaaaatgatcatacaccctgatcaagtggggttgatcccaggaatgcaaggattcttcaatacacccaaatcaatcaatgtgacacaccatattaacaaattgaaggagacaaaccatatgatcatctcaacagatgcagagaaagctttcaagaaaattcaacacccatttatgataaaaaccctccagaaagtaggcatagagggaacttacctcaacataataaaggccatatatgacaaacccacagccaacattgtcctcagtggtgaagaactgaaaccatttccactaagatcaggaacaagacaaggttgcccactctcaccactattattcaacacagttttggaagtttcagccacagcaatcagagaagaaaaagaaataaaaggaatccaaaatggaaaagaagaaataaagctgtcactgtttgcagatgacatgatattataagTAGAATATCCTAAAGACGCTatcagaaaaatactagagctaatcaatgaatttggtaaagcagcaggataaaaaattaatgcacagaaatctcttgcattcctatacactaatgatgaaaaatctgaaagtgaaatttaaaaacactcccatttaccattgcaacaaaaagaataaaatatctaggaataaacctacctaagacctgtatgtagaaaactatacgacactaatgaaagaaatgaaagatgatacaaatagatggagagatataccatgttcttggattggaagaatcaatattatggaaatgactatactacccaaagcaatctacagattcaatgcaatccttattaaactaccactggcatttttcacagaactagaacaaaaaatctcacaatttgtatggaaaaacaaaagaccccgaatagccaaagcaatcttgaggaagaaaaatggagctggaggaatctggctccctgacttcagactatactacaaagctacagtaaccaagacagtatggtactggcacaaaaccagaaatatagatcaatggaaaaggatagaaagcccggagataaacccacgcacatatggtcaccttatctttgataaaggaggcaagaatatacagtggagaaaagacagcctcttcaataagtggtgctgggaaaactggacagctacatgcaaaagaatgaaattagaacactccctaacaccatacacaaaaataaactcaaaatggattaaagacctaaatataaggccagacactattaaactcttactcttagaggaaaacataggcagaacactccatgacataaatcacagcaata
Protein-coding regions in this window:
- the LOC118894045 gene encoding LOW QUALITY PROTEIN: casein kinase II subunit alpha'-interacting protein (The sequence of the model RefSeq protein was modified relative to this genomic sequence to represent the inferred CDS: inserted 1 base in 1 codon); translated protein: MVPLAYYDQQFVPLERSYQLATTSSLTHQHTDENQKQPNNQSMVRVQSHSNNPAVHPLNSNQKVQRCSILPSAKSQDTISWDLYNRVLKSPLSHSKCQATPSLHLHQRTPLWPNKKGLSSPLSHAKPQITSSLDLTKTSSPEPNQTAWSSQLPFPNPQNTSSLDLCWISPSLKSNQRVSSSSLYALKHQETPSPDYLWTLSSLGPNQRAFSSALPQSKPQKASSLDSLWTSLLECNQRCLSSPSLNSTPQIHDLLQTSPSLEPSQMTLSSSLPDSRLRXTHVLSSNSSVLRLTLSNSKEKKSPLPHSVHQSKSLPLFQPKTLDRNFRTLSSPVCHSKFQNTTSLSDKHKVTDLPSPHPKPNISGPSLLSSKHCIRNIAALTLGSRLQSKSSFGLYEKTEPNKEIPWTLGYIHPCIIKGGTVPDDVVNKIVNSLSKTRIQRDLRRQILFRRMRGRANPHPGPRLSSSYMVRLACASCIKSQCNHLTGRKDPRAATLFVNPTPETTPGGEIEVKLVFILSLPETSFSFPVKENQPVEVPEENLEGMGKISKFFPTSEPDITQETNVKKTWLTVTPENQAVSQQPKAIDWLLYVKKSSNPRSQSVLPSSSSSTSSSSSSSSSSSTTPPLPPPPLKESTTSTLSGYVSTKVLTYHRLPPGVSWLEFIYSKNHQSLPGKPCPSQSPSPKTRPMRNSTTVKRRKGPKILFKIFQTKVQNERNPD